The following proteins are encoded in a genomic region of Nicotiana sylvestris chromosome 4, ASM39365v2, whole genome shotgun sequence:
- the LOC138889428 gene encoding uncharacterized protein, which yields MAIPTYGTTGMIPSKMVQQIMECITIVSNSLLISSGLISRFQARKRLRQGDPMSPYYDLIMCCRADKISIQLLLDKFNHFSKVSGLMASLDKSSIYVAGVSQGFKDMITSDYQFKLEGLPFKYLGDILMDMQPKLLKEGTDCLGQNMYAYFSWWTKRLTTFYGRTKKLFVN from the exons ATGGCCATTCCTACGTATGGTACTACTGGAATGATACCTAGCAAAATGGTCCAGCAGATAATGGAATGTATAACTATTGTGAGCAACTCTTTGCTGATCAGTAGTGGACTTATTAGTAGATTTCAAGCAAGGAAGAGACTGCGACAAGGGGACCCAATGTCCCCTTACT ATGATCTGATAATGTGTTGCAGAGCTGACAAGATTTCCATTCAACTATTGCTTGATAAGTTTAACCATTTCTCGAAGGTGTCTGGGCTCATGGCAAGCCTGGACAAGAGTTCTATCTATGTAGCTGGAGTGTCTCAGGGATTTAAAGACATGATCACCTCAGATTACCAGTTCAAGCTGGAAGGCTTACCATTCAAATACTTGGGG GATATTCTTATGGACATGCAGCCAAAACTCCTCAAAGAGGGAACTGATTGCCTGGGACAGAATATGTATGCTTACTTCAGCTGGTGGACTAAACGTCTAACAACTTTTTATGGTCGAACAAAGAAGCTCTTTGTAAATTAA
- the LOC104212495 gene encoding heavy metal-associated isoprenylated plant protein 37-like, producing MARDEDFKLLKIQTCVLRVNIHCNGCKQKVKKLLQRIEGVYQVNIDAEQQKVTVSGSVNSETLIKKLIRAGKHAELWSQKSNQNQKQNPNCIKDGKDNKTQKQGQIKVLESLKNNQQEFNFVGEEGDDYNLDEDEEEDYDEDANQIALLEQQQNAEANNAIKGILAANIATTPNNGNINAGKKIVTPNQNIAMKVIDPNTMAALKMNMNSAQLGGGPNVYLAGFQGNGTNNNVAAILSGGNNNSNLMGIRGFQVHPSNVIQGSSAGFTTNGLTTGHLNSSTSSMIMNLQNRHAMQQPQMMYNRSTFVPPATGYYYNYGQVPYTASYVEPSFNSVTTMAKSHMFSDENSTSSCSVM from the exons ATGGCCAGAGATGAAGACTTTAAGCTACTAAAGATTCAG ACCTGTGTTCTCCGTGTGAACATACATTGTAATGGATGCAAGCAGAAAGTGAAGAAGCTTCTCCAAAGAATTGAAG GTGTTTACCAAGTAAACATAGATGCTGAGCAGCAAAAAGTCACTGTTTCTGGAAGTGTAAATTCAGAAACTCTGATTAAGAAATTGATTAGAGCTGGTAAACATGCTGAGCTATGGTCTCAGAAAAGTAATCAAAACCAGAAACAGAATCCCAACTGCATCAAAGATGGAAAGGACAACAAAACTCAAAAGCAAGGTCAGATTAAGGTTCTTGAATCCCTCAAGAATAATCAGCAAGAGTTTAACTTTGTAGGAGAAGAAGGAGATGATTATAATCTTGATGAAGATGAGGAAGAAGATTATGATGAGGACGCAAACCAAATAGCACTTCTTGAGCAACAACAAAATGCAGAAGCAAACAATGCAATTAAAGGAATATTAGCAGCCAATATTGCCACTACTCCCAACAATGGAAATATTAATGCTGGCAAGAAAATAGTGACCCCAAATCAGAACATAGCAATGAAAGTAATTGATCCAAACACAATGGCTGCCTTGAAAATGAATATGAACAGTGCACAATTAGGGGGTGGTCCCAATGTCTATCTTGCTGGTTTTCAAGGGAATGGGACTAACAACAATGTTGCTGCTATTTTGAGTGGAGGAAATAATAACTCCAACTTAATGGGAATTAGAGGATTTCAAGTTCATCCGAGTAATGTTATACAAGGATCTTCAGCTGGATTTACAACTAATGGTTTAACAACAGGTCATCTTAATTCTTCCACCAGCTCTATGATAATGAATTTGCAAAACAGGCATGCAATGCAACAGCCCCAGATGATGTACAATAGGTCTACTTTTGTTCCTCCAGCCACTGGTTATTATTACAACTATGGCCAAGTCCCATATACTGCCTCTTATGTTGAGCCTAGTTTCAATTCTGTTACAACTATGGCCAAGTCCCATATGTTCAGTGATGAGAACAGCACTAGTAGCTGTTCAGTTATGTAA